ACGACGATCAGTCGATCTACGCCTTTCGCGGCGCCGACGTCGGGAATATCTTGAGCTTCGAGCGCGATTTTCCCGACGCCAAGGTGGTGGTCCTGAGCCAGAATTACCGCTCGACCGGGATGATCCTCTCGGCCGCCGCGGCGGTGATCGAAAACAACACCCGGCGGAAATCGAAAGACCTCTTCACCGAAAATCCGACCGGCGAGCCGCTCCTCTGGGCTCAGGTCGAAAATGAGGAGGACGAAGCGCGCTTCGTCCGTGACACGGTTCGGAGCCTACAGGACCGCGAGGGAAGGACCCTCTCCGAGTTCAGCATCCTCTATCGGACCAATGCGCAGTCGCGTGTGATGGAAGAGGCGCTGCGCAACGCGGGGATTCCGTATATCATCGTCGGCGGTCTTCGCTTTTATGAGCGGAAGGAGATCAAAGACCTGATCGCTTATCTTCGACTGGTCGTCTATCCGGGAGATGCGATCAGCCTCCGGCGGGTGATCAATCTGCCGCAGCGGGGGGTGGGGGCGACCTCGCTGGAGCGGCTCGACGCCTATGCCGAGGCGGAGCGGCTTTCCCTTTTTGATGCCATCGGCCGGATCGTTTCGGTCGATGACGGAACGCTCGCGGCGGAGATCGGCCTCTCCACCAACGCCCGGCGCGGGCTGTCGGCGTTTTATCGGTTTATCGAAACGATTCGGATCGTCTCGGAGACCCAGACCCTTCCGCAGCTGGTTCGCTACCTGGTCGATGAGCTGAATTACCTCGAGTTTATCCGAAAAGAGTATGCGCACGAAGCGGAGGGGCGGATCGAAAACATCCTCGAGTTCATCAATGCCGCCGATCAGTTTGAGCCGATGATAGAGGACGACGCGCCGGAGGGGAGCGATCCGGCGGAGACGTCGACCGGGCTGAAAGCGTTTCTCGACCAGATTGCGCTGGTCGGCGCCGGGGATGAGCCCGATGCCACCGGCGGCGGGGTGACGCTGATGACCCTCCATTCAGCGAAAGGGCTCGAGTTCCCGGTCGTCTTCTTGATCGGAATGGAGGAAGGGCTCTTTCCGCACTCCCGGTCGTTGACCGACCTTCGCGAGATGGAGGAGGAGCGGCGGCTCTGCTACGTCGGGATGACCCGCGCGCGAGAGAGACTCTATCTCATCAGCGCCGCGCAGCGCCGGCTTTATGGCAGCTCGCAGTGGAATTCCCCCTCCCGGTTTATTCAAGAGCTCCCCAAAGAGGGGATCACGATCGTCAGCCGGAAACCGTCTTACCCGGCGGGGCGCGACCGACTCCAACCCCACAATTACGATCGATCCCGCAACTGGCGGCCCCGGCAGGAGCCGCGACCTTCCGACGATCCGGTGTATACCGACCTTCAAGAGAGCGAGGGGGCCTTTCCGATCGGATCGATGGTGCGCCATCCCCTCTTCGGAATCGGGCGGGTCCAGCGCTGCGAGGGCGAAGGGGAAGAGGCGAAGGTGACGGTGACCTTCTCTTCGGTGGGGACGAAGAAACTGGCATTGAAATATGCTAAACTGGAGAAACATTTTTAGGGGAGAATGCGGTGAAAATCGATCGAGAAGAGGTGTTGCACGTGGCAAAGCTGGCGCGGCTCAGTTTGTCATCCGAAGAGATCGACCGGCTCACCGATCAGCTCAGCAACATCCTCACCTATGTCGAGAAGCTCAACCAGGCGGATACGAAGAATATCGAGCCGACGTCCCATGTCCTCTCCCTCTCGAATGTCTTCCGAGAGGATCGGGCGAGACCGTCGCTCCCGGTCGAAAAAGCGCTGGAAAACGCGCCTGAAAAGGAAGGGGCGTTCTTCCGGGTGCCGAAGATTATCGAATAGAGAATCGGCGAGAGGCCTATTGTCCCCTCGCCCTATTTAAAGAGGAATCAGATGTTAAGACAAATGTTACGATCCAAAATACACCGCGCCACCATCACCGAGTCGGAGCTCCATTATGAAGGGAGCATCACCGTCGACCGCGCGTTGATGGAGGCGGCCGGGATGCTTCCGTATGAGCAGGTGATGGTCTCCAACTTGAGCAACGGCGAGCGATTCATCACCTACCTTTTGCCGGGCGACAAAGGCTCCGGGACGATCTGTCTCAACGGGCCGACGGCGCGCAAAGGGGTGGTCGGCGACAAGGTGATCATCTTCTGCTATGCCGCCTATAACGAGGAAGAGCTCAAGGGATACCTGCCGAAGGTGGTCAAGGTCGATGAAAAAAATCGGGTGGAGTCTGTCAGGAGTGGCATTTGAGCTGGATTCATCTGACCGCGCATGAATTGAATGAGGCGCTGAAGAAGAAGTCGGTCTCGGCGAAGGAGTTGGTGAACGCCTTCTTCGCGCGGATCGACTCGGTTGAAAAAGAGGTTCATGCCTACAACACCCTCCTGCAGAAAGAGGCGCTTGCCCAAGCCGATCGGATTGACCAGGCAATCGCGCGGGGTGAAGCGGTCGGGCCGCTCGCCGGGGTTCCGATCGCATTAAAAGACAATCTCTGCGCGGATGGAATCCGGACGACCTGCTCGTCGAAGATGCTCCAAAACTATACGGCGACGTACGATGCCACCGTCGTCGGGCGGCTCCGGCGCGCCGGCGCGATCTTCCTCGGCAAGACCAACATGGATGAATTTGCGATGGGCTCCTCGACGGAGAACTCCGCCTTCGAGAAGACCCGGAATCCCTGGGACCTCAGCCGGATTCCGGGGGGATCGAGCGGCGGGTCGGCCGCGGCGGTGGCGGCCTCTGAAGCGGTCGCGGCGCTCGGCTCCGACACCGGCGGCTCCATCCGCCAGCCGGCGGCCTGCTGCGGGGTGGTCGGCCTCAAGCCGACCTATGGACGGGTCTCCCGTTACGGCTTGGTCGCCTTTGCCTCTTCGCTCGATCAGATCGGACCGCTGACCCGCGATGTGACCGACGCGGCGCTGTTGATGAATGCGATCGGCGGCCACGATCCGTCCGATTCGACCTCGGCCGACCTTCCGATGCCCGACCTGACCGGCGCGCTGACCGGAGAGATCCGGGGGATGCGGCTCGGCGTTCCGAAGGAGTATTTTATCGAAGGGATGGACCCGGCGGTCGCATCGACGATCGCGCAAGCGATCGAGACGTTGAAGCAGCTCGGCGCCGAGATAAAGGAGATCTCATTGCCGCACACGGAGTATGCCGTGGCGACCTATTATATCCTCGCGACGGCGGAGGCCTCCTCCAACCTCGCCCGCTTCGACGGGGTCCGCTACGGCTATCGGACGCCGCAGGCGCACGACCTGCTCGAGATGTATATGAAGAGCCGCCAAGAGGGGTTCGGGCCGGAGGTCAAGCGGCGGATCATGCTCGGGACCTACGCCCTCTCGTCCGGTTATTACGATGCCTATTATAAAAAGGCTCAGCAGGTC
This DNA window, taken from Candidatus Manganitrophaceae bacterium, encodes the following:
- the gatA gene encoding Asp-tRNA(Asn)/Glu-tRNA(Gln) amidotransferase subunit GatA, whose product is MSWIHLTAHELNEALKKKSVSAKELVNAFFARIDSVEKEVHAYNTLLQKEALAQADRIDQAIARGEAVGPLAGVPIALKDNLCADGIRTTCSSKMLQNYTATYDATVVGRLRRAGAIFLGKTNMDEFAMGSSTENSAFEKTRNPWDLSRIPGGSSGGSAAAVAASEAVAALGSDTGGSIRQPAACCGVVGLKPTYGRVSRYGLVAFASSLDQIGPLTRDVTDAALLMNAIGGHDPSDSTSADLPMPDLTGALTGEIRGMRLGVPKEYFIEGMDPAVASTIAQAIETLKQLGAEIKEISLPHTEYAVATYYILATAEASSNLARFDGVRYGYRTPQAHDLLEMYMKSRQEGFGPEVKRRIMLGTYALSSGYYDAYYKKAQQVRTLIKRDFDNAFESVDAIVTPTAPTPAFRIGEKTADPLQMYLSDIFTISVNLAGIPAISIPCGFSQEGLPIGLQILGRAFDEAGVLRIADAYERTTDFHTRRPTL
- the gatC gene encoding Asp-tRNA(Asn)/Glu-tRNA(Gln) amidotransferase subunit GatC, yielding MKIDREEVLHVAKLARLSLSSEEIDRLTDQLSNILTYVEKLNQADTKNIEPTSHVLSLSNVFREDRARPSLPVEKALENAPEKEGAFFRVPKIIE
- a CDS encoding aspartate 1-decarboxylase, with translation MLRQMLRSKIHRATITESELHYEGSITVDRALMEAAGMLPYEQVMVSNLSNGERFITYLLPGDKGSGTICLNGPTARKGVVGDKVIIFCYAAYNEEELKGYLPKVVKVDEKNRVESVRSGI
- a CDS encoding UvrD-helicase domain-containing protein, with the protein product MTDILSNLNPRQLEAVQHTEGPLLILAGAGSGKTRVLTHRIAYLVERCGVSPSRILGVTFTNKAAEEMRERIMKLVPGEPGRRLTISTFHAVCLKILRRNIHRLGYKNDFVIYDSADQLALVKGCTEALGVNEDLYPPRTFLTRISQLKHQLITPHEYLDKGADFGLEDKLKKVYALYQERLTAAQGLDFDDLIGTTIRLFTSIPEVLERYREQFEYILVDEYQDTNAAQYRLIHLLITERRNLCVVGDDDQSIYAFRGADVGNILSFERDFPDAKVVVLSQNYRSTGMILSAAAAVIENNTRRKSKDLFTENPTGEPLLWAQVENEEDEARFVRDTVRSLQDREGRTLSEFSILYRTNAQSRVMEEALRNAGIPYIIVGGLRFYERKEIKDLIAYLRLVVYPGDAISLRRVINLPQRGVGATSLERLDAYAEAERLSLFDAIGRIVSVDDGTLAAEIGLSTNARRGLSAFYRFIETIRIVSETQTLPQLVRYLVDELNYLEFIRKEYAHEAEGRIENILEFINAADQFEPMIEDDAPEGSDPAETSTGLKAFLDQIALVGAGDEPDATGGGVTLMTLHSAKGLEFPVVFLIGMEEGLFPHSRSLTDLREMEEERRLCYVGMTRARERLYLISAAQRRLYGSSQWNSPSRFIQELPKEGITIVSRKPSYPAGRDRLQPHNYDRSRNWRPRQEPRPSDDPVYTDLQESEGAFPIGSMVRHPLFGIGRVQRCEGEGEEAKVTVTFSSVGTKKLALKYAKLEKHF